The Candida dubliniensis CD36 chromosome 2, complete sequence genome contains a region encoding:
- a CDS encoding uncharacterized protein Skg3p homologue, putative (Similar to S. cerevisiae SKG3;~phenotype observed in S. cerevisiae (SGD:YLR187W)), with product MSGSTPPASPTYRRVRSPLAQPPATLNEDTPAFATPSPPPLPPKDFAIPSPVGFLVNSDKSNDSSIDESKPSYTLPKINTTVSSNQGSESSSYNETGLHRRTLSDRIKTTPSSFVRQSRIFSNEDADSIYSSHSVTGRSLLLQNKIQTESLPPEFHPIVSLINAQKLRTYCIGSLQIPGVIGSERVWLEVEAKLSGNELAIWRPSTDEYTLEEGNEFKPKYINLIDAHIEVVSNLQIKIYQDYRDDASLAIQFHDKPSFDKWMSAIVLSKFEYVKLSEAFTAVLLSSKGSKLSDIHVLLGNKKRFPQYEWCHIRLPEVSTKWIKVYMAVLPGDKGHVGRIEFYPSDKKLQNKHLIAYISDLSGVFNVYPEQSNMIDYNSIMRAAGEIYVNRNYEYLFPHNSDEQLDPRKLIAKNHGVSRSDSNNSLSSLSNQTPSTPRNRSRSSSLHSTNSFFNQPSSLSPKQTNGHTRNRSLSNLSKSPANPSHTQLSHKRTNSSFFKKHTENFVLTNSVYIMPSSHPGVTAVETMIRNFIPIVDAFKLYGRPKRLISDKSDTASMLFGLPSLPHYQYLSHKDAEKAFAKNFKVGSNWFEWPEIIANEIKQLQSSNAKGYRGHGDIAKLYENLDLNYGEITSPVFRFGKFEDDLPSLSDSIEFGGKIETPPPGISSPISFAEDGSPYESLPKIVV from the coding sequence atgtCAGGAAGTACTCCTCCAGCGCTGCCAACGTATCGCAGAGTCAGGTCCCCCTTGGCACAACCTCCGGCCACACTAAATGAAGATACACCCGCATTTGCAACCCCGTCTCCTCCACCCCTCCCACCTAAAGATTTTGCAATCCCATCTCCAGTAGGATTCTTGGTTAATAGTGATAAGAGTAACGACAGCAGTATCGACGAGAGCAAACCAAGCTATACCCTCCCAAAAATTAACACCACAGTTTCGTCAAACCAGGGATCGGAGTCATCGTCATATAATGAAACAGGTTTGCACAGACGAACCTTATCGGATCGAATAAAGACCACGCCTTCTTCATTTGTCCGACAGAGTCGAATTTTTTCCAACGAAGATGCTGATTCAATCTATTCGTCACATTCAGTCACAGGGAGATCGTTATTACTTCAAAACAAGATCCAGACCGAGTCATTACCTCCAGAATTCCATCCCATTGTCTCTTTAATCAATGCTCAAAAATTAAGAACTTATTGCATTGGCTCGTTGCAGATCCCTGGTGTTATTGGCTCAGAACGAGTTTGGTTGGAAGTTGAAGCCAAATTGTCTGGCAACGAGTTGGCCATTTGGAGACCGCTGACAGATGAATATACGTTAGAAGAAGGGAACGAGTTCAAACCAAAATATATCAACTTAATTGATGCACATATCGAGGTTGTCTCTAATTTGCAGATAAAGATCTACCAAGATTATCGCGATGATGCGTCTTTAGCGATCCAGTTCCATGACAAGCCCTCATTTGACAAATGGATGAGTGCAATCGTTCTTTCTAAGTTTGAGTATGTGAAATTAAGCGAAGCATTCACAGCTGTTCTTTTGTCTTCGAAGGGATCAAAATTACTGGATATTCACGTCTTGCTAGGCAATAAGAAGAGATTCCCACAATACGAATGGTGTCATATCAGATTACCCGAGGTCTCAACCAAGTGGATCAAAGTGTACATGGCAGTGTTGCCAGGGGATAAGGGTCATGTTGGCAGAATAGAATTTTATCCATCGGACAAAAAATTGCAGAACAAGCACCTTATCGCTTATATATCCGATTTGTCTGGAGTGTTCAACGTTTATCCAGAACAATCGAACATGATTGACTACAACTCAATTATGCGTGCTGCAGGAGAAATCTACGTGAACAGAAATTATGAATATTTGTTCCCTCACAATAGCGACGAACAGCTTGATCCAAGAAAGCTTATCGCAAAAAATCATGGAGTATCTCGTTCTGATTCCAATAATTCACTTTCATCACTTTCTAACCAAACACCCAGCACACCAAGAAACCGTTCTCGGTCTAGTTCTTTACATTCTACAAActcatttttcaatcagCCGTCTTCATTATCACCCAAGCAAACAAATGGACACACAAGAAACCGTTCATTGTCTAACCTAAGCAAGTCGCCAGCTAACCCAAGCCATACACAACTCAGTCATAAAAGAACAAACTCTagctttttcaaaaaacaCACagaaaattttgttttaaccAATTCCGTGTACATTATGCCTAGTCTGCATCCTGGCGTCACTGCAGTTGAAACCATGATTCGAAACTTTATTCCTATCGTTGATGCGTTCAAATTGTATGGCCGTCCTAAGCGTTTGATCAGTGACAAATCAGATACAGCTTCAATGTTGTTTGGATTACCTTCGTTACCACACTATCAATATTTGTCCCACAAAGATGCGGAAAAAGCCTTTGCTAAAAATTTTAAGGTTGGCTCCAATTGGTTTGAATGGCCAGAAATCATTGCTAAcgaaataaaacaattgcaGTCATCCAACGCTAAGGGGTATCGTGGTCATGGTGATATAGCTAAATTATACGagaatttggatttgaattATGGTGAAATTACATCTCCAGTTTTTAGGTTTGGCAAGTTTGAGGATGATTTACCGAGCTTGAgtgattcaattgaatttggtgGAAAGATCGAAACACCGCCACCAGGGATTTCAAGTCCAATAAGTTTTGCTGAGGACGGCTCTCCATACGAGTCGTTGCCAAAGATTGTTGTGTAA